A stretch of Longimicrobium sp. DNA encodes these proteins:
- a CDS encoding energy transducer TonB, producing MREHLTPEALKAMAGVSEFPKPADRSALPAAVQRHYPAALRERGVTGFVLVDAMIDETGKVTDVDVLPSPDGPPHQAVLISRDRATGAETRRTLGNSTSDPAFGEAAKAALREVRFTPAMRDGQPVPFRLRMSIQFAP from the coding sequence ATGCGCGAGCACCTTACCCCCGAGGCCTTGAAGGCGATGGCGGGGGTCTCGGAGTTCCCCAAACCGGCGGATCGCTCTGCACTACCGGCAGCGGTGCAGCGGCACTATCCGGCTGCGCTGAGGGAGCGGGGCGTGACGGGATTCGTTCTTGTGGACGCGATGATCGATGAGACGGGGAAAGTAACGGACGTCGACGTGCTTCCGAGTCCGGACGGGCCGCCACACCAGGCCGTGCTGATCTCGCGGGATCGGGCAACGGGCGCGGAGACGCGGCGTACGTTAGGCAACAGCACCTCGGATCCGGCATTTGGCGAGGCCGCGAAGGCTGCACTCCGCGAAGTCCGGTTCACTCCCGCAATGCGGGATGGTCAGCCCGTTCCATTCAGGCTGCGCATGAGCATCCAATTCGCTCCGTGA